A region from the Lutra lutra chromosome 1, mLutLut1.2, whole genome shotgun sequence genome encodes:
- the LOC125095777 gene encoding LOW QUALITY PROTEIN: succinate--CoA ligase [ADP-forming] subunit beta, mitochondrial-like (The sequence of the model RefSeq protein was modified relative to this genomic sequence to represent the inferred CDS: inserted 1 base in 1 codon), with protein sequence MAASMFYSRLLATTALRSRGSRPALQAAAQVLGSSGFFNNHGLQIQQQQQRNLSLHEYMSMELLQEAGVFIPKGHVAKSPDEAYAVAKKLGSKDVVIKAQVLAGGRGKGTFESGLKGGVKIVFSPEEAKAVSSQMIGKKLFTKQTGEKGRICNQVLVCERRYPRREYYFAITMERSFQGPVLIGSSQGGVNIEDVAAETPEAIFKEPIDIVEGIKKEQAVRLAQKMGFPPNIVDSAAENMIKLYNLFLKYDATMVEINPMVEDSDGSVLCMDAKINFDSNSAYRQKKIFDLQDWTQEDEREKGAAKADLNYIGLDGNIGCLVNGAGLAMATMDIIKLHGGTPANFLDVGGGATVHQVTEAFKLITSDKKVLAILVNXFGGIMRCDVIAQGIVMAVKDLEIKIPIVVRLQGTRVDDAKALIADSGLKILACDDLDEAAKMVVKLSEIVTLAKQAQVDVQFQLPI encoded by the exons ATGGCGGCCTCCATGTTCTACAGCCGGTTATTGGCTACCACCGCCCTTAGGAGCCGTGGGTCCCGGCCTGCACTGCAGGCCGCCGCCCAGGTTCTGGGAAGTTCTGGATTTTTTAACAACCATGGACTCCAAatacagcagcagcaacaaaggAATCTCTCACTACATGAATACATGAGTATGGAATTGTTGCAAGAAGCTGGTGTCTTCATTCCCAAAGGACATGTGGCAAAATCACCAGATGAAGCTTATGCAGTTGCCAAAAAATTAGGTTCAAAAGACGTTGTGATAAAGGCACAGGTTTTAGCTGGTGGTAGAGGAAAAGGAACATTTGAGAGTGGCCTCAAAGGAGGAGTGAAGATAGTTTTCTCTCCAGAAGAAGCAAAAGCTGTTTCCTCACAAATGATTGGGAAAAAGTTGTTTACCAAGCAAACAGGAGAAAAAGGCAGAATATGCAATCAAGTATTGGTTTGTGAGAGAAGATATCCCCGGAGAGAATACTACTTTGCAATAACAATGGAAAGGTCATTTCAAGGTCCTGTATTAATAGGAAGTTCTCAAGGTGGTGTCAACATTGAAGATGTTGCTGCTGAGACTCCTGAGGCCATATTTAAAGAACCTATTGATATTGTAGAAGGTATCAAGAAGGAACAAGCTGTCCGGCTTGCACAGAAGATGGGATTTCCACCTAATATTGTGGATTCTGCGGCAGAAAATATGATCAAGCTTTACAACCTTTTCCTGAAATATGATGCAACTATGGTAGAGATAAATCCAATGGTAGAGGATTCAGATGGATCTGTGCTGTGCATGGATGCAAAGATCAATTTTGATTCTAATTCAGCTTATCGCCAGAAGAAAATCTTTGACCTACAGGACTGGACCCAGGAAGATGAAAGGGAGAAAGGTGCAGCTAAGGCAGATCTCAACTACATTGGCCTTGATGGAAATATAGGCTGTCTAGTAAATGGTGCTGGTTTGGCAATGGCCACAATGGATATAATAAAACTTCACGGAGGGACTCCAGCGAACTTTCTTGATGTTGGTGGTGGTGCCACAGTCCATCAAGTAACAGAAGCATTTAAGCTTATTACTTCAGATAAAAAGGTACTGGCTATTCTGGTCA ATTTTGGAGGAATCATGCGGTGTGATGTTATTGCACAGGGTATAGTTATGGCAGTGAaggatttggaaattaaaataccTATTGTGGTACGGTTACAAGGTACAAGAGTTGATGATGCTAAAGCACTGATAGCAGACAGTGGACTTAAAATTCTTGCTTGTGATGACTTGGATGAAGCTGCTAAAATGGTTGTAAAGCTCTCTGAAATAGTGACCTTAGCCAAGCAAGCCCAGGTGGATGTGCAATTTCAGTTGCCAATCTGA